GTTTCAGGAAGAAATCTTCAGGACGAGTAAAGTCCAAGCCAGGCCCGAAAGCATCTTTGCCACATCCCGGCAAGCTAAGTTTTTCACCAATGGCCAGCATGACCGCTTCCATGGAGCAGTGCATCTTTTCACCATAGACTTCCACCAGTTCCGTCTGTGGCGTCACTGTAGGCTGACGGAATTTGGATGCTTTGGTCGGAGAATCAGGAGTTGTATGTGGTGACCCGAAGCGTTCCCAGATAGCCGTGTCCGGGAAAAGATAATCCGCATACATGGACGACTCACCGATCACGATGTCATCAGCGATAATCAACGGCAGCTTCTTGGTGTCGGCCAGGATCTTCAGCGCCGTATGACCTGCTGGTGTGGCAAATCCGGGCGTCCCTTTGTGCAGCCACAGGGCCTTGATCCCGTAGGGATACTGGTCGTCCGCTGAAGCGATGATTTCCTGATAAACGCTGCCGGTAAAGGGGAACCAGGGACGTTTTGCCGGGTATCGTTTGAACAAGGTCGATTTTTCGTAGCTGGAACCTTCCCGGGTAATTTTGTGGCCGAATGGGCTCAATTTGCCCGGATGAAGTTTCGTCAGGTCAAATGGGAAATGCAGCTTATCACCAAGTTCGTGCCAGTGGCCTCCACCAGCGTGCAGTCCGCCCTTGTGATCGATATTGCCGACCAGCATATTCAAGGTGATGATAGCCTGTCCATTGTAATAGCCGTTGGTGTGTTGAACCGGGCCGCGATAAAAGTCGATCGCCGCACGTTTGCCGTGGGCGGTAAACTCCTTGGCCAGTTCGGCAACCTCTCTAACAGAGCTTCCCGCCAGTTCCGACCAACTTTCGAGAGTTTGCGAAAACGCCAATTCTTTCAGCAGAGTAAAGCTGCTCTTGACCTTGTTTCCAGCAACGATCCCGTCAAACTCAAGATCACCGTAAATTGCTTGTTTTTCATCAACCTTTGTTGGTACTCCGTTGACGGCGACAACAAAGGCATCCTCGTCACCAAGGCCCACCTCGGAGGCGCGCAGGTAAGTTTCCGGCCCTTCCGCATCGATTTTCACCAGAAAACTTGCCGTCGTCCAGGAGACCTCCTTCGACTCATGTGCGGCAGTTTCCGTTGCATTGACCAAAAACTGCTTGTCATAGCGTTTATTTTCAATAATCCAGCGGGTCATTCCAAGTGCCAGAGCCGCGTCACCACCCGGTTTGACTGGAACCCATTTCCAGGCTTTGGCTGCGGTTTTGTTGAGCATGGGATCGACAACAGCAATTTTCAGGCGACCATCAGCAATGCCATCGGTAATTTTACCGGTCATGATCGGCGGACCAACGTTGGCCTCAAAGGGGCTGGTGCCGAAATAAATATTGAACTCGGAATTCAGAGTGTCCGGTTTCATATGGGTTTTACCTCCACCCCATTTACCGTCTTTATATTTGTTTGACACTCCCCAGAACGCGATGTGATGGGACTGCTCACAAATAGTGGTGTGCTCGTAAAAGTTGACAGAACCAAAGCTGTTGCCTATGAACCGCTTGCCCAACTCTTTGCGCCCGTGCTCAATCCGTCCGGCTTGGAAAACAAACTGGTTATTTTTCATGCCCAGGTCCGGGTGATCCGGGTCAATCAGGGAGTCAAGGTGTGCGGCATGCTTGGTTTTGAATTCCTGCACCGACATCTCGCCACCGGCCACCGACTTCCAGTCTTTGGCCATGGCGGACGAGGCAGCGGAATCCCGTTGGACGTAAATGTCTTTCAATCCCTCGACATGCCGATCTTCGCCGATGGAGGAGAACAGTTTTCCCCCTTCAACAATCTCTTTGATGGCCTGATCAAAGGGAATCACCTTCCATTTGTTTGCTCCACGGGGCCCGTTACGCTTCAGGACTTTGACGATCCGATAGGGGTCATAAAGGCTCTGGATGCCGGCTTGCCCCTTGGGACAGATTTTTCCATCGACCTTGGCGGCTTCAAACGGCGATGTTTTGTGGGGCAAGTGAGGCAGCATATTCTGGGGGGTATAGGGATTGCCATCGATCTTGACCAACAAACCTTCCTGAATTTTACACTTCAACGGGCAAGCTGTATGACATTGCAGGCAGACTGAGTAAATAATGGATTCCGCGCTGCCCAAGGGGTAGGTGTTGGTGTCAGCAACTGCAGCCAGAACCTTGTTGCACCAACCCAGTTTGTCTCCCAAAAAAGCGCCACCGCCGGCAATAACCGCTCCTTTCATGATCGAGCGCCTGGATATTTTTTTATCGAATAGTTCTTTCATTCGTTTCTCCTCTGCAGATTTTATATGGCAATCGTGAATGAAGTTAGTTTTCTTGGGCTTGTTTCTTCGATTGCACAGTCCAGATCAACACCAACAATCCAGCAGCCACAAATCCGATCGTTACACCGATTTCCAGCAAGGATGGCACATAGTGGGTTGTCAGGCCGGGTCCACTGAATGCGGCTGGAAGCTCAGCAAACTGCGCCAAAGCGAAGGCGCTGGTCACAAATTCATATTTCGCAGCAAACAAACCAACTATTGTTGACAACGCGGCAAACTTGATAAGGGAGGAGGAAAGTTTCTTTTGTGAGAGCATAAAAAGTGGCAACAAAACAGCCAACACAATGAATATCCAGAACATGGGAGAGGCTAAAGCTCCACTGGCCGATGCACTCATTGCCGGGGTTGAGGAATACCATTCCACAGTAAACTTGCCGAGTTCCATAATATCAACGATCAAAAGGTGCGCCAGCAGCATTGTGCGCACATACTCACGCTCACCTGCTCCCAGAAGAGCCAGTACGCAATAACCGAGTGCGACCGCAGTCGCAAAAAACAACGGGATCGTCATTGCCGAGTTCCAGACCGGATGGGCAATGACGGTGCCAAAGTGGAGGGCTTCAAAAATCGTGAAAAGCCCGGCAAAAAGAAGAGAAAGTCTGCCGAGCATGCGGGTATCGGTTCCTGCTTTATCTTTTTTGAGCAGCAAAAATGAAACGATCAGGAACAGGACATAGCTCCAGACTGCCCATGGCAGGAAGGCCTTAAAATTGGGAGTAAAAAGAACCATGATCCCGCGAAACGGATGTCCCAGGTCCATCCCGATAATCGGGAGCGCCGTAATCAGGCTGATAATTGCCAGCCACAGTGCTGGCCTTGCAGAGGCCTTGTAACCTTCACGACCGAAAGCATAGTACATGTTAGCCACCAGGGCCGACCCTGCCGACAAGGTAATCAGAAATCCATAGGAGGCAACCCAGAGTCCCCATGGCACATAACTTCCGTAACCGACTGAATTATCCCCCCAGATAACTATTTTGCCGATGGCGAGAGCGCCGCCTCCCAGAGCCAATAATGCTAAAACTATCTTCATAACTACCCCCTTTATCAGGCCAGATAATAGACTTTAGGATGAGTCCCCAGCTCACTCTTCAGGATCTCGACGCTTCTCCCCCGGAGCACACGGCTGACCAGCGCATCAGGGTTATTCAGATCTCCAAAGTAGGTAGCGCGTCCCAGGCAAGTGCTAACGCACAACGGCAGCAGGCCTTCCTCTATACGATTCGTGCAGAAATGGCATTTATGGGCGTTCCCCATCGGTGAAGCCCCTTTTTCTTTACGGTTCCAGCTTTTGTTGTAT
This genomic window from Pelobacter seleniigenes DSM 18267 contains:
- a CDS encoding molybdopterin-dependent oxidoreductase, producing the protein MKELFDKKISRRSIMKGAVIAGGGAFLGDKLGWCNKVLAAVADTNTYPLGSAESIIYSVCLQCHTACPLKCKIQEGLLVKIDGNPYTPQNMLPHLPHKTSPFEAAKVDGKICPKGQAGIQSLYDPYRIVKVLKRNGPRGANKWKVIPFDQAIKEIVEGGKLFSSIGEDRHVEGLKDIYVQRDSAASSAMAKDWKSVAGGEMSVQEFKTKHAAHLDSLIDPDHPDLGMKNNQFVFQAGRIEHGRKELGKRFIGNSFGSVNFYEHTTICEQSHHIAFWGVSNKYKDGKWGGGKTHMKPDTLNSEFNIYFGTSPFEANVGPPIMTGKITDGIADGRLKIAVVDPMLNKTAAKAWKWVPVKPGGDAALALGMTRWIIENKRYDKQFLVNATETAAHESKEVSWTTASFLVKIDAEGPETYLRASEVGLGDEDAFVVAVNGVPTKVDEKQAIYGDLEFDGIVAGNKVKSSFTLLKELAFSQTLESWSELAGSSVREVAELAKEFTAHGKRAAIDFYRGPVQHTNGYYNGQAIITLNMLVGNIDHKGGLHAGGGHWHELGDKLHFPFDLTKLHPGKLSPFGHKITREGSSYEKSTLFKRYPAKRPWFPFTGSVYQEIIASADDQYPYGIKALWLHKGTPGFATPAGHTALKILADTKKLPLIIADDIVIGESSMYADYLFPDTAIWERFGSPHTTPDSPTKASKFRQPTVTPQTELVEVYGEKMHCSMEAVMLAIGEKLSLPGCGKDAFGPGLDFTRPEDFFLKLAANLSWGDKKDDDLPDASKEEMQLFLNARKHLEKTVFSPERWEKAAGTESWKKVVYFLNRGGRFEDFDEAKQMGHDGFVEHQTKQRFNLYVENVGTQRHSLTGKRFSGLGIYEPVTDAAGNPISSNGYELDLSTYKEILGGQSRTLPGNYWLSSILPENYIMINADTAAKLGFKNGDRVRVASPTNPDGVWPVPNNKPVPMEGRLKTIEGIRPGVVSVCWSYGHWAYGAADVDVDGKMTSGDKRRQAGLCANAACMVDPVLQNVCMSDPIGGSASFYDTKVKLIRV
- the nrfD gene encoding NrfD/PsrC family molybdoenzyme membrane anchor subunit; translated protein: MKIVLALLALGGGALAIGKIVIWGDNSVGYGSYVPWGLWVASYGFLITLSAGSALVANMYYAFGREGYKASARPALWLAIISLITALPIIGMDLGHPFRGIMVLFTPNFKAFLPWAVWSYVLFLIVSFLLLKKDKAGTDTRMLGRLSLLFAGLFTIFEALHFGTVIAHPVWNSAMTIPLFFATAVALGYCVLALLGAGEREYVRTMLLAHLLIVDIMELGKFTVEWYSSTPAMSASASGALASPMFWIFIVLAVLLPLFMLSQKKLSSSLIKFAALSTIVGLFAAKYEFVTSAFALAQFAELPAAFSGPGLTTHYVPSLLEIGVTIGFVAAGLLVLIWTVQSKKQAQEN